The Streptomyces sp. NBC_00569 genomic sequence GGAGTGAACTTCGCGGACATCAAGGCGCGCGCGGTCGGCTACCGGGTCGCCTCGCTGCCCTACCGCCCTGGCCTGGAAGTGTCCGGCCGGGTCCGGGCGGTCGGCGAGGGCGTCGACGGGCTGACCATCGGGCAGGAGGTCGCCGCACTCGTCGAAGGGGGCGGCTACGCGGAGGTCGTGCTCGCCGAGGCCGCGGCCGTCTTCCCGCTGCCCGGCGGGCTGGACCTGCGTACCGCGGCCACCCTGCCCACGGTGCTGCCGACCGCGTACGCCCTGATCCACGAGGTGGGGCGTCTTCAGCCGGGAGAGAGCGTCCTGGTGCACAGCGCCGCGGGAGGCATCGGCACGGTGGTCGGGCAACTGGCCCGGGCGGCCGGCGCCGGCGCGGTGTACGGCGTGGCGTCCACCGGCGCCAAGGCCGAGTACGCCCTCCAGCACGGCTACGACCAGGTCTTTCCGGCGGAGACCTTCGACGAGGACGTCCGAGGTGCCACTGGCGGCCGGGGCGTGGACCTGATCCTCGACCCGGTGGGCGGCGACACGCTGCGACGCGGTCTCGACGCTCTGGCGGTCTTCGGGCGCCTGGTGTCCTTCGGCAACGCCGGCGGGCAGCAGCCGTGGCAGGTCGGGCAGCCCGATCTCTACGCCCTGGGCCGCACCGTCGCCGGGTTCTCCATTCTGGCGCTCGCGCAGGCCGCCCCCCAGGTCATGCGCACACTGACCGAGCGCGCCCTGCGCACGGTCGCCGACGGCACGGTGACGCTCCCCGTCACCGCGGAGTTCCCGCTCGCGGACGCCGCCGCCGCACACCGACTCGTCGACTCCCGTACGTCAACGGGCAAGCTGCTGCTGCGCATCGGCGACTGACCGGCACCAACGGCACAGCACCGGCCCGCGGTACATCCGGCCGGCCATCCGTACCGCAGGAGTCCCCGGGCGGCATGGCGTCCACAGCGCCCGGGGACCGGAAGAACGAACAGGGATTCAGGTCGTGAGGGAATCAGTCCTGACCCTCACGGCAGCAGACGAGGCCGTCGCTTCGCCGCGACGTCCTCCACCCATCCCACCAGCGGGATCGCCATGGCGATCAGCACCCAGCCCACACCGAACATGAACCACTGGCTCTCCAGCGGCAGGTACTGCGCGAACGCCGGCACGTTCCAGAACTGGTCGATCAGCGGCACCGCGAGGATGAGCGCGATCTCGTGCCAGAGATAGATCGTCATCGCCCGCGCATTGAAGACCGACACGACCCGGTCGAGCCGTCGGAAGCGCGCCAGCCACGCGAAGTCGACCTTGAAGTACGCCTTCGAGTACATCAGCAGCGTCACGAACCCGGCCGACCAGAAAGCCTGCGCCAGCGGGATGTCGTCCAGGTCGTAACTCCCGTACTCATCCTGGTGGGTGAGGGCGAACCAGGCGCCGTAGGCCAGGGCGGCGAGGGACAGTACGACGACGGGTCCCGGGCGCAGCCGGGCCAGGACGCCCTCACGGTGCGCGATGCCGACGAGCCAGCAGAACAGGAACGTGGCGAAGTCGAGGAGACCGCTGCCGAACCGGTTGTCCGGCGCCTGCCACACGAACTGGAGCACCACGATCGGCGCGAGCGAAGCGAGCAGCACCGACAGTGGCGCCAGCCGGAACACCTTCAGGAGCAGCGGTGACAGGAGCACGAACCACAGGTAGGCGCGCAGGTACCAGAGGATCTCCCAGGCCTGCATGCCCCAGCTGTTGCCCGGCGGGTCGCCGAGAGGGACCACCCAGTAGACGACCTGCCACCCCGGCATCCAGCCGTGCAGCAGCATCGCGAGGACGACGAACAGTCCCCAGAGCCAGAAGGGCGGCAGCAGCCGTCGTATCCGGCTTCTGATCACCGAAACGGCGGGACGTTCGAGGGACTTGGCCATCAGTGACCCGGCGAGCGCGAACATGACGCCCATGGAGGGGAAGACGAGGCCCGCCCACATCCAGCCGAACGTGTGGTAGGCCACGACGCGAACAAGTGCGAGGGCACGAAGCGTGTCGAAGTACCGGTCGCGGCCGCCTGTCCGGGCTGCCGGCGCCTCGGGCACGGGCTCTGGGCCAGGCTCGATCACCCGGAGAGGTGTGGTGTCCTGATCCAGGGCTTGCGTACCTGACGTGCCTGGTGTTCCGGGCGTTCCGCGCGTTCGCCGAGCGGCTCGGTGACGATTCCCCTGTGCCTCCGAGGTCACCGTCCCACCCCCGTCGGCGTCCCGACCTCGCCGGTGCGCTTGAGCTTCTGCCAGCGCAGCCGGCCGCCCGTGAGGGCGGTGATGGAGGAGTGGATGAGGACCAGGTACATCATCTGGCGGTACGCGATCTGCTGGAGCGGGAGCATCCACAGGTAGCGGTACCTCTCTCCGTCGAGGCGGAACGCGTAGGCGGCACAGACGAGTTGGATGCC encodes the following:
- a CDS encoding quinone oxidoreductase family protein; amino-acid sequence: MRAVEFQKYGGPEVLRLVQAGAPEPGPGQVSIDAAWAGVNFADIKARAVGYRVASLPYRPGLEVSGRVRAVGEGVDGLTIGQEVAALVEGGGYAEVVLAEAAAVFPLPGGLDLRTAATLPTVLPTAYALIHEVGRLQPGESVLVHSAAGGIGTVVGQLARAAGAGAVYGVASTGAKAEYALQHGYDQVFPAETFDEDVRGATGGRGVDLILDPVGGDTLRRGLDALAVFGRLVSFGNAGGQQPWQVGQPDLYALGRTVAGFSILALAQAAPQVMRTLTERALRTVADGTVTLPVTAEFPLADAAAAHRLVDSRTSTGKLLLRIGD
- a CDS encoding acyltransferase family protein yields the protein MIEPGPEPVPEAPAARTGGRDRYFDTLRALALVRVVAYHTFGWMWAGLVFPSMGVMFALAGSLMAKSLERPAVSVIRSRIRRLLPPFWLWGLFVVLAMLLHGWMPGWQVVYWVVPLGDPPGNSWGMQAWEILWYLRAYLWFVLLSPLLLKVFRLAPLSVLLASLAPIVVLQFVWQAPDNRFGSGLLDFATFLFCWLVGIAHREGVLARLRPGPVVVLSLAALAYGAWFALTHQDEYGSYDLDDIPLAQAFWSAGFVTLLMYSKAYFKVDFAWLARFRRLDRVVSVFNARAMTIYLWHEIALILAVPLIDQFWNVPAFAQYLPLESQWFMFGVGWVLIAMAIPLVGWVEDVAAKRRPRLLP